From the bacterium genome, one window contains:
- the rpsG gene encoding 30S ribosomal protein S7, translating into MPRRKRAEKQEISGDPKYNDYEIAKFVNLLMLDGKKNLAYTIFYESLDIIKEKTNQDPLSVFKKALNNVKPKVEVRARRVGGATYQIPVEVPPERSLALAIRWILGNVRARKGKSIANRLVDEFIESSKGEGASVKKRDDTHKMAEANRAFAHYRW; encoded by the coding sequence ATGCCGAGAAGAAAGAGGGCTGAAAAACAAGAAATTTCAGGAGACCCAAAATATAACGATTATGAAATAGCTAAATTTGTCAATCTACTTATGTTGGATGGCAAAAAGAATTTGGCTTATACAATTTTTTATGAAAGTCTTGATATAATAAAAGAAAAAACAAATCAAGATCCTCTCTCAGTTTTTAAGAAAGCATTAAATAATGTTAAGCCAAAAGTTGAAGTTAGGGCAAGAAGGGTTGGGGGTGCAACCTATCAGATTCCTGTAGAAGTGCCACCGGAACGGAGTTTAGCTCTTGCTATCAGATGGATTTTGGGTAATGTGAGAGCCAGAAAGGGGAAATCTATCGCAAATAGACTTGTTGACGAGTTTATTGAATCTTCAAAAGGCGAAGGGGCAAGTGTTAAGAAGAGAGATGATACCCATAAAATGGCAGAAGCTAACCGTGCATTTGCACACTATAGATGGTAA
- the rpsL gene encoding 30S ribosomal protein S12, which translates to MPTYNQLIKKGRRKQQKKSKSSALNKNPQRRGVCLYVKTATPKKPNSAMRKIAKVRLTNGKEVIAYIPGIGHNLQEHSIVLVRGGRVRDLPGVKYHILRGCFDTGGVEGRKQSRSKYGTKKPKEGEKKAEG; encoded by the coding sequence ATGCCTACATACAATCAACTTATAAAGAAGGGGAGACGTAAGCAGCAGAAAAAATCAAAATCTTCTGCTCTTAATAAGAATCCCCAAAGAAGGGGGGTCTGTCTTTATGTAAAAACAGCTACCCCAAAGAAACCTAACTCAGCGATGAGAAAAATAGCAAAGGTCAGATTAACAAATGGTAAAGAGGTTATTGCTTACATTCCAGGTATTGGACACAACCTACAAGAACACTCAATCGTTCTTGTTAGAGGCGGAAGAGTTAGAGACCTGCCAGGAGTTAAATATCATATTTTAAGAGGTTGTTTTGATACTGGAGGTGTTGAAGGCAGAAAACAGTCTAGGTCAAAATACGGAACAAAAAAACCAAAAGAAGGTGAAAAGAAAGCGGAGGGTTAA